Proteins from a single region of Geminicoccaceae bacterium:
- a CDS encoding DEAD/DEAH box helicase family protein → MSHSPTTRDDLRRCIGEPDFSRGADYFRRHMVVSADLDDDRRHAAGTVRGSGQPSYKQDIRLEWRKDGGLLRIRGACTCPVGTNCKHVAAVMLALLSKLNEPASGAVATTGAPADPDVTGYLGGWLARLGELSVPSQPPEKKPATEQLFYLLGPTPTGALEIELMRVRILKDGGLSKKSQRYSLGSNIPTAAFLDLADIGILGRLLHLQRRGSGSGTGLRIQASDIPDDSLTRLVREIIATGRARAFTLQHPALTWSEPRRIRFVWQERDDNTQKLVATDSDGRELGVLPLIPPLFVDPRDGCCGELVSEAPPRVAHALVTMPPVPPKAARQIGKALGRLGTRTPLPRHIELSVRDDVRPTPVLRLFAMEGRLSLPRLYSYYRDQYGGPEPVVVPVLRLGFDYDGHLVGFHNDDDPDYRIEDKLVTIRRDRTFEQAVLSRLGDNLESLGITEIGEIERELYSLKQTRPRDFMLEVASEQQPEPEIQYLAFELSRDMLPSLEAEGWRIVVEESWPYRFHHGPLNFRAGVDQNRIDWFAFSLTASAGDQEADLLPVVLSIISILPLDSHGELPEGVVLEDLLEEMVLFLELPDGRRAPVEGSQLASLVRACLGAYTLLNGFHPGEAGQAKGLAEALEGSGVRWQGGEALLELGRKLQALTVMQEVQPPPSLKAELRHYQKVGYGWLSALRETGFGGVLADDMGLGKTVQALALLCQRHIEESVDRPSLLVIPTSLISNWTREASRFAPDLKLLVLHGPDRRQKFESIPGHHLVITTYPLLHRDHEALAEHPYELVILDEAQAVKNPASAGAKLIRNLKACQRLALTGTPIENNLEELWSLYDWVVPGLLGNRKTFRSTFRSPIEQGGNAAAQQVLATRIRPFLLRRTKEDVATDLPPKTEIDEIITLNGKQRDLYESVRVAMDQRVREAIASRGLNATQITVLDALLKMRQACCDPALVNLDVARKVKESAKRERLLEMLDELLLEGRKVLIFSQFVEMLRLIEKDLQSRKLDYAMLTGQTKKRAEQIERFQSGEVPVFLISLKAGGVGLNLTAADTVIIYDPWWNPAVERQAMDRTHRIGQDKPVFVYKLIAEGSVEAAIRELQVRKQALADSLFEGAQGGGIGLDEADIQALFAPLS, encoded by the coding sequence AAGCAGGATATACGGCTTGAGTGGAGGAAGGATGGCGGCCTGCTGCGCATCCGCGGCGCCTGTACCTGCCCTGTCGGGACCAATTGCAAGCATGTTGCGGCGGTCATGCTCGCGCTGCTGTCAAAGCTGAACGAGCCCGCATCCGGAGCCGTCGCGACAACCGGAGCACCAGCCGATCCCGATGTCACGGGATATCTGGGAGGGTGGCTCGCCCGTCTGGGAGAGCTGTCGGTGCCGTCGCAACCGCCCGAGAAGAAACCGGCAACGGAACAGCTCTTCTACCTGCTCGGGCCGACGCCCACCGGCGCGCTGGAGATCGAACTCATGCGCGTGCGCATCCTCAAGGACGGAGGGTTGAGCAAGAAGTCCCAGCGCTATTCGCTGGGTTCCAATATTCCGACCGCAGCCTTTCTCGACTTGGCGGATATCGGCATTCTGGGAAGATTGCTGCACCTCCAGCGCCGCGGGTCGGGGAGTGGTACGGGACTGCGGATTCAGGCGAGCGACATACCCGACGACAGCCTGACGCGGCTGGTCAGGGAGATCATCGCCACCGGGCGGGCCAGGGCCTTCACCTTGCAGCATCCCGCCCTGACATGGAGCGAGCCGCGCAGGATCCGTTTCGTCTGGCAGGAACGCGATGACAACACCCAGAAGCTCGTGGCAACCGACAGCGACGGTCGCGAACTCGGGGTGCTGCCCCTGATCCCGCCATTGTTCGTCGATCCCCGTGACGGTTGCTGTGGCGAACTCGTGAGCGAGGCTCCGCCACGGGTTGCCCATGCGCTGGTGACGATGCCGCCGGTGCCGCCCAAAGCGGCCCGGCAGATCGGCAAGGCGCTCGGTCGGCTCGGAACGAGGACTCCCTTGCCCCGGCATATCGAACTGAGCGTTCGCGACGACGTCCGCCCGACACCGGTCCTGCGCCTCTTTGCCATGGAGGGAAGGCTCAGTTTGCCTCGATTGTACAGCTATTACCGGGACCAATACGGCGGTCCGGAGCCTGTCGTCGTTCCGGTCCTGCGGCTGGGCTTCGACTACGATGGCCATCTGGTCGGTTTCCATAATGACGACGATCCCGATTACCGGATTGAAGACAAGCTGGTCACCATTCGGCGCGACAGGACATTCGAACAGGCAGTTCTTTCCCGACTTGGTGATAATCTCGAAAGCCTGGGTATTACCGAGATCGGCGAGATCGAGCGTGAACTCTACAGTCTCAAGCAGACGCGCCCGCGCGATTTCATGCTGGAAGTCGCCAGCGAACAACAACCAGAGCCCGAGATTCAATATCTGGCGTTCGAGTTGTCGCGGGACATGCTGCCGTCACTTGAGGCCGAAGGGTGGCGGATCGTGGTGGAGGAGAGCTGGCCCTATCGCTTCCATCACGGGCCGTTGAACTTCCGGGCCGGCGTCGACCAGAACCGCATCGACTGGTTCGCCTTCTCGTTGACCGCCAGCGCAGGCGACCAGGAGGCGGACCTGCTGCCGGTGGTCCTTTCGATCATCAGCATTTTGCCGCTCGATTCTCATGGCGAGCTGCCCGAAGGCGTGGTGCTGGAGGATCTGCTGGAAGAAATGGTCCTGTTCCTCGAACTTCCCGACGGCCGCCGGGCGCCCGTCGAGGGGAGCCAACTCGCATCGCTCGTGCGTGCCTGCCTCGGGGCCTACACGCTCCTGAACGGATTCCACCCGGGGGAGGCCGGGCAGGCAAAGGGCCTTGCCGAGGCGCTGGAGGGCTCGGGCGTGCGCTGGCAGGGCGGCGAGGCCCTGCTTGAACTCGGGCGCAAGCTTCAGGCGCTGACGGTCATGCAGGAGGTCCAGCCGCCGCCGAGCCTGAAGGCCGAACTCCGGCACTACCAGAAAGTCGGCTATGGCTGGCTCTCCGCGCTTCGCGAGACCGGCTTCGGCGGCGTCCTGGCCGATGACATGGGGCTCGGCAAGACGGTGCAGGCCCTGGCCCTGCTTTGCCAGCGCCACATCGAGGAGAGTGTCGACCGACCGAGCCTGCTGGTGATCCCGACCAGCCTCATCAGCAACTGGACAAGGGAGGCCTCGCGCTTCGCTCCCGATCTCAAGCTGCTGGTCCTGCATGGTCCCGATCGCAGGCAGAAGTTCGAGTCCATTCCCGGACACCATCTGGTCATCACGACCTACCCGCTCCTGCATCGCGATCACGAGGCCCTGGCCGAGCATCCCTACGAACTCGTCATTCTCGACGAGGCGCAGGCCGTGAAGAATCCGGCCAGTGCCGGGGCAAAGCTCATCCGCAACCTCAAGGCATGCCAGCGCCTTGCGCTGACCGGCACCCCGATCGAAAACAACCTGGAAGAGCTCTGGTCGCTCTACGACTGGGTTGTCCCCGGCCTTCTGGGGAACCGCAAGACCTTTCGGTCGACCTTCCGTTCCCCGATCGAACAGGGCGGCAACGCAGCCGCACAACAGGTACTGGCAACCCGCATCCGGCCGTTTCTCCTGCGGCGCACCAAGGAAGATGTCGCCACCGACCTGCCACCCAAGACGGAGATCGACGAGATCATCACGCTCAACGGCAAGCAACGCGATCTTTACGAATCCGTGCGGGTCGCCATGGATCAGCGCGTGCGGGAAGCCATTGCCAGCCGGGGGCTGAACGCCACCCAGATAACGGTTCTCGACGCGCTTTTGAAGATGCGGCAGGCGTGCTGCGACCCTGCGCTGGTCAATCTTGACGTGGCCAGGAAGGTCAAGGAGAGCGCCAAGCGGGAACGTCTGCTGGAAATGCTGGACGAGTTGCTCCTCGAAGGCCGCAAGGTCCTCATTTTTTCCCAGTTTGTCGAAATGCTGCGATTGATCGAGAAAGACCTGCAATCGCGCAAGCTCGACTATGCCATGTTGACGGGCCAGACGAAGAAGCGGGCAGAACAGATCGAGCGCTTCCAGTCGGGTGAGGTACCGGTCTTCCTGATCAGCCTGAAGGCCGGTGGCGTGGGTCTCAACCTGACCGCCGCTGACACGGTCATCATCTATGACCCCTGGTGGAATCCGGCCGTCGAGCGGCAGGCCATGGACCGTACCCACCGGATAGGCCAGGACAAGCCGGTTTTCGTCTACAAGCTTATCGCCGAAGGTTCGGTCGAGGCCGCCATCCGCGAGCTTCAGGTCAGGAAGCAGGCGCTTGCGGACAGCCTTTTCGAGGGAGCGCAGGGGGGAGGGATTGGCCTCGACGAAGCTGACATACAGGCACTCTTCGCGCCATTGAGTTGA